From the Solanum lycopersicum chromosome 10, SLM_r2.1 genome, one window contains:
- the LOC138338745 gene encoding uncharacterized protein: protein MTPRRPNARNANARNAKADPLAPDQEVSNAEFRNVIQMLSKSMINQNNWVHAYVNENGGSVAARVCHIVRMNPHEFLGSQTNEDPQNFLDEMKKIFEVMQVTRNDRVELASYQLKDIAHIWYTRWKVNRGVDATPITWDCFSETFLDRFFLIELREAKAQEFMNLSKGSGQCKNKLYALQDRQDQEGSPDVGSDTLPVFDLDVYALLDPRVTLSFVTPYIAVQFDVSRETLSVPFSVSTPIGDPVIARRIYKNFPITVSQKSP from the exons GATCCTCTAGCCCCAGATCAGGAAGTCTCCAATGCTGAGTTTAGAAATGTCATACAGATGTTGTCAAAGAGTATGATTAACCAGAACAATTGGGTTCATGCTtatgtgaatgaaaatggtggatCAGTAGCAGCAAGGGTCTGTCAcattgttaggatgaatccgcatgagttcttaggatcgcagactaatgaggatcctcagaatttcttggatgagatgAAGAAGATAtttgaggtaatgcaagtcactaggaatgatcgggttgagttAGCATCGTACCAGTTGAAGGATATTGCTCATATTTGGTACACTCGGTGGAAGGTGAATAGGGGTGTAGATGCAACTCCTATcacttgggattgctttagcGAGACTTTTCTTGACAGGTTTTTCCTAATAGAGTTGAGAGAGGCAAAGGCtcaggaattcatgaacttaagcaAGG GTAGCGGTCAGTGCAAGAACAAGTTGTACGCTCTTCAGGATCGCCAAGATCAGgaaggttctcctgatgtagGCAGTGATACATTACCTGtttttgaccttgatgtttatgcattattagatccAAGGGTTACTCTTTCTTTTGTGACTCCTTACATAGCAGTCCAATTCGATGTCAGTCGAGAAACTCTCTCAGtacctttctcagtctctactccaatcggtgacccagttatagctagacggatATACAAAAATTTCCCTATCACAGTCTCTCAGAAGTCACCTTAG